TCGACGCCTGGGACGCCGACCGCCGTATCGACCTCGCCCTGGAGAACCTCGGCGCGGTCACCGACCGGGACCGGCGGCTGGCCACCCTCTCGGTCGGCCAGCGTTACCGAGTACGGCTGGCCTGCCTCCTCGGTGCCGCACACGACTTCCTGCTGATGGACGAGCCGACCAACCACCTGGACGCCGCCGGTCTCGCCTTTCTCACCGAACGCCTGCGCTCCCACCCCGGCGGCGTCGTGCTGGTCAGCCACGATCGGGCGCTCCTGTACGACGTGGCCACCACGATCCTGGACCTGGACCCCACTGTGGACGGCCGGCCCGCTGTCTACGGCGGCGGATACGCCGGTTACCGAACAGGGCGGGCAGCCGCGCTGGCCCGCTGGGAGCAGACGTACGAGCAGCAGGCCGAGACCGGCAAACGGCTGACCGGCGCGCTGGCCGAGGCCCAGGACCGACTGGTCGACGGCTGGCGCCCGGACAAGGGGACCGGCAGGCATCAACGAGCCACCCGAGCCCCCGCCCTGGTCCGCTCGGTGCACCGGCGCCAGGACGAACTCCGCCGGCACGCGGTCACCGCCCCGGAGCCGCCCCGGCGCTTCCGCATGCCGATGCTGCCGAGCCTGCCGGGAGTCACCCTGCTGGCGGCCGACCGCGTGCAACGGCGTGATCGGCTGCGGACCCCGGCGACGCTGACCCTCGACTCCGGCTCGAAACTGCTGATCACCGGCCCGAACGGCACCGGGAAGTCGACCCTGCTGGCGCTGCTGGCGGGCCGGCTCGAACCCACCTCCGGCACGGTGCACCGGGCAGAAGCCATCCGGATAGGCCTGCTCTCGCAGGAATCGGCCGGCCCGCCGACCCAGCATTCAGCCGGCCCGCCGCCGCGGGAACCAGCCGGCCCGCCGCCGCGGAAACCAATCGGCCCGCCGCTGCGGGAATCAGCCGGCTCGCCGCCGCAGGAATCAGTCGGCCCGCCGCCGTGGGAATCAGCTGGCCCGCCGCCGCGGGACTCGGCCGGAGAACGCGGCGCGGCGACCGCTTTCGGTCTGCTGTCGGCGGCGGATCTGGGGCGGCCGCTGTCGACGGGTCAGCGGCGGCGTCTGGACCTGGCCGCGCTGCTCGCCGCCGAACCGCACGTGCTGCTGCTCGACGAACCCACCAACCACCTGTCGATCGCGCTGGTGGACGAGCTCACCGAGGGCCTGCTGCGAACCCCGGCAGCGGTCGTGGTCGCCACCCACGACCGCCGGTTACGCGCCGACCTCGCCTCCTGGCCGGAGCTGACGCTGAGCTGACAGCTCGGTCAGAGCCAGACCGTGGCGAGCCAGGCGGTGACCGCGGCGGCGGCCAGCAGGGCGATGTTCAGCCCGATCACCTTCGTCTCGCCGCGCGAGACGTGGGTGATGATCCCGCCGATCTGAATCAGGACCAGGCCGATCGCGGCGGCGAACGCCAGCGCCGTCGCGATCCCGGTCAGCGGCGGCAGGATCAGGCCGACGGCGCCCAGGATCTCCAGGACGCCGATGGTCCGCACCAGCGGCATCGGGATCTGGTCGACCCAGCCCATCATCGGCCGCAGCTGATCCTGGCTGCGCACCGTCTTGAGCCCACCGGCGTAGAGGTAGAACAGCGCGAGCAGACCGGCCAGAATCCAGTACGCGATCTCCATGTGTGCTCCTTCGAAGCAGCCGTGATCGGCCACATCATGGGTCACCATCGAGAGGCTTACAAAAGGCACACGCGTGTGCCTCAGGCACAGGGGGCTGCATGTCCGAGTACGAGCACACCTGCATGATCCGGGGCGACGGCGGCCAGACCCTGCGGGCGATCCTCGACCAGATCTGCAACAAGTGGACGCTGCTCATCGTGGCCACGCTCGATCAGGGCACCCTCCGTTTCACCGACCTGGTCCAGCAGATCCCGGGCATCTCGCAACGCATGCTCACCCTCACCCTGCGCAACCTGGAACGCGACGGCCTGGTCCACCGCAAGGTCTACGCGGAAGTCCCGCCCCGCGTCGAATACACCCTGACCCCGGTCGGCAAGAGCCTGATCCCACCCGCCCTGGCCCTGGCCGGCTGGGCGATCGAACACGTTCCGCACATCGAAGCGAGCCGAGCGGCCTACCGGTCCCGCTGAAGCCTCGGCCCCAGCGGGACGGGCGGGTCTAGCGGCAATGCCAGACCACCGGCTGGATCACCCCGTTCGCGTCGTCCGACTGGCCGCCGATGGTCTTGCCGTCGGCGCTCACGGTGTTGGCGATGTCGGCCAGCGTGCCGGCGCCCTGAGGCGCCAGGCCGGGCAGTTCGATCGTGCTGGTGTCCGCGTGCAGCACGGCGCCGGTGTGCCGGTCGATCCCGGTCAGCCAGCCCTGCGCGTTCACCGCGTCCGGCATGCCGTCGAGCCCGTCGATGACCTGCACCTCCCCGGTGCCCACGTTCCACCGGGCCGTCTCGATCTCGCCTTTCGCCCGGGCCTTCCCGGACGCCTGGCCACCACCGGCTTCGTTCACCACACCGATCACCCAGCCGCCGCTGATGTGGAACACCCGGCCCTCGGCCGGCTTGCCGCCGAGATCCGGTGTCCTGAGAGCGTGGTGCGAGCCGTCCGGCAGCCAGACGTAGGGCGTCTTGTTGTCGATCGTGCCGACGATCGTGCCGTCCTCGTCGATGTCGACCGCCATGGCCGCTTGCGCGCCGGCGGGCATCGGAAGCCGGCGTGCCGTGGCTGTCGCCGACGACCAGAACACCGGGTGGTCACCGTCGTTCCCGACGATCGCACCGCTGTCGTTGATCGCCTCGGCCGACCCGTCCGTGACGCCGCGGAGCTGTGACACCCGGCCGTCGTCGTACACAAAAGGGGTCTTCTTGTGGTGGAGGTAGGACCAGCCCACCGCGGTGCCGGTCGTGGTGACGTCGGTCAGCGACTCCTCCTCGTCGCCCGGCAGCGGCACCTCGGTCCCGGCGCCGTCGTGCCAGATGACCGCCTGGTATCCACCGGCCTGCGGGTAGGAGCGGCCGACGAAGTATGTCCCCTCGGGGTCGGCGCCGCTGATCAGCGCCTTCGGCGCGTTCCGCGGCGCGGCGAGCTGCTGCACGGTGCAGCTCGTGGGTGCGGGCGCGGCCGGTGCGGATTTCGTGGCGGCGGTGTCCACGCCAGGTGTCGGCCGGCCCGGCGCGGCGTGGTCGAGTGCGCCGGAGGCGATCGTGACGCCGGTGACCGCCACGAAGGTCAGGGCGGCACCCGCGTAACCGGTGCGGCGGCGCACCCTGCGGTGGCCGTCGGTGATCGCCCGCCGCACGTCCACCGTGGAGGGGGTGCGCGGCTCGGTGTCGAGAGGACGCAGCAGATCGAAATCGGATGGCATGTCGGCTCCTCAATTCGCGGCGGCGAGCTCCGGCTCGCCGAGAAGTCGTCGCAGCGTGGCCAGCCCGCGGGAGGTGTGGCTCTTGACCGTGCCGGTGGAGCAGCCGAGCGTCGTGGCGACATCGTCGACCGAAAGGTCGTAGAAATAGCGCAGCACGAGCACGGCCTGCTGCTGGCGAGGCAACCGGCCCAGCGCCGCCCGGACCAGCTGACGGTCCTCGACGCCGCTGGACTCGACCGGTGGTGGCTCCGGCGACTGCCGGAACAGCCGGACCCGGGCCCACGCCAGCCGTTTCTCGTCCACATAGGTGCGCACCAGCATGGTGCGCACGTAGGCGTCGAGGTTGGCGGCGGCACTCGCCCGCCGCCATTTCACGTAGAGCGTGGTGATGGTCTGCTGGACCAGGTCGTCGGCGCGGTGCTCGTCACCGGCGAGCAGATACGCCAGGCGGCGCAGCGCCGGGATCCGGGCGGCGACGTACTCGGTGTACTCCTCTTCGGCACCATCCCGCATGGCGTCACCCTCCTGTCGGGTCATCACCCCTCAGACGGGTGCGGCCGCGCATCCGGTTGTCATCGTTCTGCGACTCCTTCAAGCCGGCCGGCGTGTGCTCGTTCCGCTACGGAATGTCGCCACCCGCCGGGTGCATCGACCATCATGATCGGGTGCCCGGCAAAAAACTTGGGAAGTGGCGGGAACCTCGGCGCGGGGTGCCGCGTGTACGGGGCATGGCGGTTTCAGTGGCGGCGGTCGACGATCGTCCGCTCCCCGGCGACACGGCGCACGAGGGAGACGGATTCGAGGCGTTCTACCGTGCCAACGTCGACCGGGTCTACCGCGCGCTGGCGGTGACGCTGCGCCGCGACGAGCTGGCCGGCGAGGCCACCGCCGAGGCCATGGCGCGAGCCTATACGCGCTGGTCAGTGGTGAGCCGCTTGGACAATCCGGCGGGTTGGGTCTTCCGGGTCGGCCTCAATTACGCCACGTCCTGGTGGCGCAAGGTGCGCCGGGAGCGTCCCCCGGCCGACGAGGCGGCCCACCCCGGCCCGGAGCTCACCGAGAGCGCGATCTTCGTTCGCGAGGCATTGGCCCAGCTGCCGACCCCGCAGCGTGCGGTGATCACGTGCCGCATCCTGCTCGACCTGACGACCGCCGAGACGGCCGCCGCTCTAAGCATCAGCGAGGGCACCGTGAAAAGCCGGCTCTCCCGCGGTCTCAGCTCGCTGCGGTCAGCCGTGGACGGCAAGGAGTGACCATGGAACAGATTCCGCGCGACGTGGCCGACGCGGTCCGCGCCACGGCGCAGGCGGCCAAGGGATATGCCGGCGACCTCGACGACGTGCGCGAGCGGGCCCGGCGGCACCGCAAACGGCAGGCGGCCGGCGCGTTCGCCGGTGTCGTCGTCGTGCTCACCGCGATCGGCGCCGGGATCGGTGCCTGGCGGGAGCCCGCGCCTTCGGCCACACCGACGGCCGCGACCAGCCAGGTCGTCGCCCCACGGGCCGAGCCGGCGCAGCGTCTGCTGCTGGACGGCGTCGCCGGCAGCTATCGGGCGGCCGGGTCGCCGGTGACGCTGGACGGCCGGGAGCTGGTCGGCGAGCTGGCCCCAGACGGGCGTCTGATCACCCACGACGTGGTCGGCGCCGACGGCTGGGACCGGTTCGTCGGCCTTCCCGGCGGGGGCCTGGTCGCGCTCGGGGCACACGACACGATGCCCGGCACCGACCGCGAGGACGGCACCGGCGTGGCCGGGTTGGAGATCAACCTGGTGGTGGTCGGCGCGGACGGCGCGGTCCGGCTCGAGCGGGATGTCCGGCACCCGGGCGAGGCGGTCAGCCTGCTGACCGCGACCGGCACCACGGCCTATCTGTGGCGCCCGGCCGGCCTGGTGGCGCACGACCTCGGCTCCGGGCAGGAGCGGGTGCTGCTGCCGCCCGCGACGCTCGATGTCCGCACCAACCTGTTCGACGGCTCGCTCCAGGCGGCCGATCTCGCCGGTGACCGGCTCGTCCTGGCCGCCCAGCGTGATTCCTGCGTGCCCCGGGTCTTCGACACCGCCGCGCGGGCCGCGGTCGTCAGCCTTCCACTGTCCGGCGCCGGGTGCCGCCGGGTGACCGCCCTCCGGCTGTCTCCGGACGGCGCTGTCCTCGCCGCCGCCTACGAGTCGTCGGCGGTGGAGCACGGCTTCCGGATCGCGTTGATCCGGGTCGCCGACGGCACGGTGATGGCGGATCGCGCCGTCGCCGGCACTGAGCGGAAAGTGCAGGCCAAGGCCGGTCCGCAGGTGATCATCGCCTGGCAGGACGACCGGACCCTGCGTGCCGTGGCGGTCCCGGTCGCGTCCGGGACCCATGACCTCAAGCCCTTCACCGTCTCCGTGGGCTGATTCACCGTTCCGACCGCCTCCGGCCGGGACCCGATCCACATCCATTGATGTCTGTCGATCTTCAGGGGGAGCTCGTGACCTTCGTCAAACGCGGCCGCATTCCAGGTACGGACCGGGGGTTCCCGGTCAGGCTGCTGGCCGCCGTGGCCGGTGTCACGGTCCTGCTCTCGCTGTCGGGCTGTGGCGGGGACAAGGCGGACGCGCAGCCGGTGCCCGATTCCAACCTGCCCTCCTTCATGGCACAGCAGACCGAGAAGGAGCCCAAGCAGGCCGACGTCGACGACTACTACGTCAAGTTCAACGACATCATGAAGACCTGCATGAAGGAGCAGGGCTTCGACTACCGGGACTACATCCCGACCACCGACAAGAAGATGTCCCTGGGCCTGACCGACGAGCAGTTCGCCCGTCAGTACGGCTACGGCATCAGCACCCTGATCGACTATCTGGCCCCCGGCTCGCAACGGGTCGATCCGAACATCAACGCGGTGCAGAAGCTCGACAAGGCCGCCCGCGCGTCGTACGGCAAGCAGTCCAACGAGTGCCAGCAGCGGGCGCAGGACAAGATCGGGCCGCCGCCGTCCGGTGGGGCGATCAAGATGAGCACCAAGGATCAGCAGGCCATGGACGGGGTGGTCGCCAAGACCAACACCGACCAGCGGGTGAAAGCGGCGCAGGCGGACCGCTCGACATGCCTGGAGGGCAAGGGCTTCACCGCCGGCGAGGACCTGACCCAGCCGATCTCCGCCGCCGCCGACAAGTACATCGTCAAGTTCGAGAACAAAGCGGGCGAGATGGAGGCGGCCGGTCGCAACAGCGACAAGCTGAAGATCACCGACGTGCTCACCGCGGACGAGATGGCCGACCTCAAGAAGATTCAGAAGCGGGAGATCGCGATGGCGGTCGAGACGTCACCGTGCCAGTCGGCCTATGACAAGGCGTACAAGAAGGTCTTCAACGAGTACCTGCAGAAGTTGCTGCGCGGGGAGAAGTAGGTGGCTGTCCGTTCCCGCCTCGGCTCCCGGCGCCGCCGGCTTGCCGTCCTGCTCGCCGTGGCGGCCGGGGCGGCCGGCGCCGGCGTCTGGGCCGGGCACCGGATCGAGTCCCCGGCGGACGCCGCGCGGCGGGCGTCGCCGCCCGCGGCCAGCCCGATCACCGTGCCGGTGGAGCGCCGGGTGATCGCCACCTCGATCGTGGTCCGCGGCGACGTGCAGTACTCCGAGGAGTACGCGGTCGTCCCCGACCCCGACGTGGGCCAGGGCGCCGGCACGACCACGCCGGTGGTGACCGGGCGGCTGCCCCGCAGCGGCAGCACCCTCAAGGAGGGCACGGTCGCCCTGGAGGTGTCCGGCCGGCCGATCATCGCGTTGCAGGGCACGCTGCCGATGTACCGGGCGTTGAAGCCGGGTGCCAAGGGCGCCGACGTCACCCAGTTGCAGACCGCGCTGCGCCGGCTCGGGCACCTCGCCGGGCGGCCCAGCGGGACCTTCGACGCGGCCACCACCGCCGCGGTCAACCGGCTCTACGACGCGGTGGGCTACGACCCGGTCGCGCCCACCCCGGACGAGACGCAGCAGGTCGAGGCGGCCGAGCAGCGGGTGACCGACGCGCACCAGCAGACCGTCGCGGCGCAGCAGGCGCTGGCCGCGGCCCGGTCCGGCCCGCCCCGATCGCAGGTGCTCGCCGCCGAGGGTGCGGTCGACTCCGCGCGCCGGGCCCGTGACCTGGCCAGGACGGAGCGGGACACGGCCAAACGCACCGGCGCCGACACCGCCACGCTGACCCGGCTGGACAACGCCCTGGCCGACGCGGAGAACGCGCTGGCCGTCGCCGAGGCCCAGCTCGCGGAGCTGACGGCGACCACGGACACCACGTCACTGCGCCGGGCGGTCACCACCGCGCAGGCCACCGAACGCACCGCCCGGACGGCGCTCACCCAGGTGCGCGCCGCGTCCGGCGCCCGCCTGCCGCGCGGTGAGATCGTCTTCGTGCCCACCCTCCCGCGCCGGGTGCAGAAAGTGGAGGCCAAGCTCGGCCAGGCGGTCGAGGGCGCGGCGCTGAGCCTGACCGCGACCACCGCGCGGATCGACACGTCGATCAGTGAGGAGGAGCGCAAGGTGCTCAAGGCCGGCGCCGAGGTGCAGGTCGACGACACCTCCTCGGACGTCAAGTTCACCGGCGTGGTCGCCGAGATCGCCGACACGGCGGGGACGAACGGGGCGTTGGCCGGCACCTACTACGTCCGGATCGACCCGCGGGGTGTCGACCCGAAACGGATCGAGGGGCTGAACCTGCGGGTCACCATGCCGATCGAGTCGACCGACGGCGAGGTGCTCGCCGTGCCGGTCGCCGCGCTGGTCACCGATGCGGCCGGCACCACCACGGTGCGGGTCCGGCGGGGGAGAGCCGATGCGGACGTCCCGGTCACCGCGGGTCTCTCCGCCGACGGGTTCGCCGAGGTCACCCCGGTCGGCGGGGCCCCGCTCGCGGAGGGCGACCTGGTCGTGGTGGGCCAGCAGTGGTGACCACCGAGGTGCTCGCCGTCCCGGAGACCCCGGTGATCGAGCTGGCCGGCGCCTCCCGCGTCTATCCGGGTGCCAGCCCGATCGTGGCGCTGCGTCCCACCGACCTGGCGGTCCTGCGCGGGGACGCGGTGGCCATCACCGGGCGGTCCGGGTCCGGCAAATCCACCCTCCTGCAACTGCTCGGCCTGCTCGACCGCCCGACCGCGGGGCAGTACTGGCTGAACGGCGTGGACACGGCCGCGATGACCGACCGGCAGCGCACCCGGTTGCGCGGTTCCCGGATCGGCTTCGTCTTCCAGTCGTTCCACCTGATCGCGCACCGCACCGTCGAGGAGAACGTCCGGCTCGGCCTGATGTACCGCGGCGTGCCTCGGGCGCGACGCCGGCAGCGCGCGCTCGACGCGCTGGCCCGGGTCGGGCTCGCCGACCGCGCCGACGCGCTGCCCGGCGAGCTCTCCGGCGGCCAGCGCCAGCGAGTCGCGATCGCCCGGGCACTGGCGATCGAACCGGCCGTGCTGCTGGCGGACGAGCCGACCGGCAACCTCGACACGCATACCGCGGAGGACGTGTTGCAGCTGTTCGACGCCATCCACCGGGACGGCCAGACGCTGGTGGTGGTGACCCACGATCAGGACGTCGCGGCGCGGATGCCCCGGCGCCTGATGATCACCGACGGGCTGGTCGTCGAGGATCTGCCCCGCGAGGCCGGGCATGTGGCGTGACCTGTGGGACGAGGCGCTGGCCGGAGTGCTGGCCCGGCCCGGACGGACCGCGCTCACCGCGCTGGGCACGGTGCTGGGCACCGCCACGCTGGTGATCACCACCGGGCTGGCGGACACGGCCGGCGCGCAGATCGTCAGCCGGTTCGACGAACTGGCCGCCACCACCGTGACGGTCGCGCCGACCCCGGAGGACGGGCCGCAGGCCAGAGAGAGCCCGATCCCGTGGGACGCTCCGGCCCGGCTGAGCCGGCTCAACGGTGTCGAGGCGGCGGCGACCATGACCACCCTGCGCCTGCCCGACGCGAAGATCACCGCGACCACTGTGGTCGATCCGCTCGCCGCGAAAGGCGCGGCGGCCACTGTGGTCGCCGGGTCACCCGAGTTGGCGGCGGCCGTGGAGGGCCGGGTCATCGGCCGCTTCTTCGACGCCGGTCACGATCGCCGCGCGGACCGGGTGGCGGTGGTCGGCCGGAACCTTGCCAACTCGCTGCACCTCGCCGACCTGCGGCAGCGGCCGGCGATCTTCGTGGGCAGCCAGTCCTTCACGGTGATCGGGGTACTGGTCGACACTCGCCGCAACGCCGGCCTGCTCGACGCGATGATCCTGCCGGAGGGAACGGCCCGCCGGGTGTTCGGCCTCAAGGCCCCGGAGTCGGTCGTCATCGACACCGCGGTCGGCGCGGCCGCCCTGATCGCGTCCCAGGCGCCGGTGGCGCTGGCCCCGCAGAAACCGGAACTGCTGACCGCCGAGCGGCCACCCGAACCGACCACCACGAAAGCGAAAGTGGCCGAGGACGTCCGCGCGCTTTTCGTCTTGCTCGGCGTCATCTCACTGGTCGTCGGAGGCGTCGGAATCGCTAATACGACACTTGTCTCCGTGCTCGAGCGGATCGGCGAGATCGGTCTGCGCCGGAGCCTGGGCGGGACCCGATTCTCGGTCGCCTCGCTCTTCATTCTGGAATCGAGCATGATCGGCCTGATCGGCGGAATTCTGGGATCGTCGGCGGGCATTCTCGCGGTGGTTCTGGTCGGCGCCGTCAAACAATGGACGCCGGTGCTCAACATCTGGATCATGCCGGCCGCCGTCCTGGTCGGAGCGGTGGTCGGACTGCTCGCCGGGCTCTATCCGTCGCTGCGCGCGGCGAAAATCGAACCGATCGCCGCGCTCCGGGCGCAGGCCTGACGGATGACCGGTCCGTTCGTGGAACGGGCCGCTCTCGTGCGAGAGCGGCCCGTCAGTGCTCAGCGAGTGTTGCGGCCT
Above is a genomic segment from Actinoplanes ianthinogenes containing:
- a CDS encoding ATP-binding cassette domain-containing protein, translating into MPATITLPARAQAQLVAAGLRADRAHLSDIDLTVSPGSRWGVIGENGRGKTTLLRLLSGALTPDAGTVRLTGTLGVADQELAFAPADTVGTLIDTALADTRAVLRALDEAAQSLTALTARESFGPAGFAAGQAGAAADYARALDAAELLDAWDADRRIDLALENLGAVTDRDRRLATLSVGQRYRVRLACLLGAAHDFLLMDEPTNHLDAAGLAFLTERLRSHPGGVVLVSHDRALLYDVATTILDLDPTVDGRPAVYGGGYAGYRTGRAAALARWEQTYEQQAETGKRLTGALAEAQDRLVDGWRPDKGTGRHQRATRAPALVRSVHRRQDELRRHAVTAPEPPRRFRMPMLPSLPGVTLLAADRVQRRDRLRTPATLTLDSGSKLLITGPNGTGKSTLLALLAGRLEPTSGTVHRAEAIRIGLLSQESAGPPTQHSAGPPPREPAGPPPRKPIGPPLRESAGSPPQESVGPPPWESAGPPPRDSAGERGAATAFGLLSAADLGRPLSTGQRRRLDLAALLAAEPHVLLLDEPTNHLSIALVDELTEGLLRTPAAVVVATHDRRLRADLASWPELTLS
- a CDS encoding DoxX family protein, whose translation is MEIAYWILAGLLALFYLYAGGLKTVRSQDQLRPMMGWVDQIPMPLVRTIGVLEILGAVGLILPPLTGIATALAFAAAIGLVLIQIGGIITHVSRGETKVIGLNIALLAAAAVTAWLATVWL
- a CDS encoding winged helix-turn-helix transcriptional regulator; this encodes MSEYEHTCMIRGDGGQTLRAILDQICNKWTLLIVATLDQGTLRFTDLVQQIPGISQRMLTLTLRNLERDGLVHRKVYAEVPPRVEYTLTPVGKSLIPPALALAGWAIEHVPHIEASRAAYRSR
- a CDS encoding SigE family RNA polymerase sigma factor — its product is MRDGAEEEYTEYVAARIPALRRLAYLLAGDEHRADDLVQQTITTLYVKWRRASAAANLDAYVRTMLVRTYVDEKRLAWARVRLFRQSPEPPPVESSGVEDRQLVRAALGRLPRQQQAVLVLRYFYDLSVDDVATTLGCSTGTVKSHTSRGLATLRRLLGEPELAAAN
- a CDS encoding RNA polymerase sigma factor, which encodes MAVSVAAVDDRPLPGDTAHEGDGFEAFYRANVDRVYRALAVTLRRDELAGEATAEAMARAYTRWSVVSRLDNPAGWVFRVGLNYATSWWRKVRRERPPADEAAHPGPELTESAIFVREALAQLPTPQRAVITCRILLDLTTAETAAALSISEGTVKSRLSRGLSSLRSAVDGKE
- a CDS encoding peptidoglycan-binding protein, producing the protein MAVRSRLGSRRRRLAVLLAVAAGAAGAGVWAGHRIESPADAARRASPPAASPITVPVERRVIATSIVVRGDVQYSEEYAVVPDPDVGQGAGTTTPVVTGRLPRSGSTLKEGTVALEVSGRPIIALQGTLPMYRALKPGAKGADVTQLQTALRRLGHLAGRPSGTFDAATTAAVNRLYDAVGYDPVAPTPDETQQVEAAEQRVTDAHQQTVAAQQALAAARSGPPRSQVLAAEGAVDSARRARDLARTERDTAKRTGADTATLTRLDNALADAENALAVAEAQLAELTATTDTTSLRRAVTTAQATERTARTALTQVRAASGARLPRGEIVFVPTLPRRVQKVEAKLGQAVEGAALSLTATTARIDTSISEEERKVLKAGAEVQVDDTSSDVKFTGVVAEIADTAGTNGALAGTYYVRIDPRGVDPKRIEGLNLRVTMPIESTDGEVLAVPVAALVTDAAGTTTVRVRRGRADADVPVTAGLSADGFAEVTPVGGAPLAEGDLVVVGQQW
- a CDS encoding ABC transporter ATP-binding protein — protein: MTTEVLAVPETPVIELAGASRVYPGASPIVALRPTDLAVLRGDAVAITGRSGSGKSTLLQLLGLLDRPTAGQYWLNGVDTAAMTDRQRTRLRGSRIGFVFQSFHLIAHRTVEENVRLGLMYRGVPRARRRQRALDALARVGLADRADALPGELSGGQRQRVAIARALAIEPAVLLADEPTGNLDTHTAEDVLQLFDAIHRDGQTLVVVTHDQDVAARMPRRLMITDGLVVEDLPREAGHVA
- a CDS encoding ABC transporter permease; the encoded protein is MWRDLWDEALAGVLARPGRTALTALGTVLGTATLVITTGLADTAGAQIVSRFDELAATTVTVAPTPEDGPQARESPIPWDAPARLSRLNGVEAAATMTTLRLPDAKITATTVVDPLAAKGAAATVVAGSPELAAAVEGRVIGRFFDAGHDRRADRVAVVGRNLANSLHLADLRQRPAIFVGSQSFTVIGVLVDTRRNAGLLDAMILPEGTARRVFGLKAPESVVIDTAVGAAALIASQAPVALAPQKPELLTAERPPEPTTTKAKVAEDVRALFVLLGVISLVVGGVGIANTTLVSVLERIGEIGLRRSLGGTRFSVASLFILESSMIGLIGGILGSSAGILAVVLVGAVKQWTPVLNIWIMPAAVLVGAVVGLLAGLYPSLRAAKIEPIAALRAQA